The Salvia miltiorrhiza cultivar Shanhuang (shh) chromosome 1, IMPLAD_Smil_shh, whole genome shotgun sequence genome has a window encoding:
- the LOC131024790 gene encoding uncharacterized protein LOC131024790: MTTRNGIIQINSIDKKTWNKRVVVRILRLWVQKDLTGREGLEMILIDEWGNQIQASVSFGNKRKFMPLLREGDINMIQNFQVMDNKPNFQMAKVDHLYMLGFGLATQIEQPDEASKFWKMDLILFPLQIFLHTIPLSFWMFLGRL; this comes from the exons ATGACGACAAGGAATGGAATCATTCAAATCAACTCCATCGATAAAAAAACTTGGAATAAAAGGGTCGTCGTTAGAATATTGCGGCTTTGGGTTCAAAAGGATTTAACAGGCCGAGAAGGCTTGGAGATGATTTTAATCGATGAATGG GGCAATCAAATTCAAGCATCTGTCTCTTTTGGAAATAAAAGGAAGTTTATGCCTCTTTTGAGAGAGGGAGATATAAATATGATCCAAAATTTCCAAGTAATGGACAACAAACCCAATTTTCAGATGGCCAAGGTCGACCACTTGTATATGCTTGGCTTTGGCCTTGCCACCCAAATTGAGCAACCAGATGAAGCTTCGAAATTCTGGAAAATGGATTTAATTTTATTCCCTTTACAGATATTCCTACACACGATCCCACTTTCTTTTTGG ATGTTCTTGGGGAGGTTATGA